The DNA region ACTGCCTGAGGCCTCCTGGAAATTGacctctgctctggctctgctggagcctcTTGGTGCTCTTGCGGTGGGATCACACCTTGGCAACTTCTGGAGGAGGATTGTGATGGGATCTCGCCCGCCTGAGCTCCCGTGTGGGTTCCACAGTGGAGAGCCTGCCACCGACTtcccctcctggcccagcacaaGGCTGAGGTcggctgagctctgccagatccctctgctccagcaggatgtggtttgaaatgaaaatatcagtgagcacagcccttccttaatggcagcagcagctccgcACGCTCCGGGGAGCTGGTGACGCCCAGCCCCGGGCATTTCACAGGGAGCAATTGCTGCTTGCAGCCTGGATGGTGAATATGGGGGGGATCAGACCCTGGGGGagttcagcagctgcaggcactgctttGCTGGTTGGTATTTTGGGACAGCACATCACCCCCATGCCAGCTCACTAAGGGGAAGCATCGCTCGTGGTGGCAAATGGGAACGTGTGTGTCAGCAGCAGAGCGTGAGGAATGATTCATGTGCCAAACCAGAGCAAAGCTGGTGTCTCATGCCTGTGTTTCTATCTTATTTCCACATCAGAAACTCAAGCTGCTGGCCCAGAGGTGGGGTGacccaccctggagcaggggggAGCAGTCAGGGTGCCCTGGCTTAGGGCTGGGTGGCTCCAGCTCCCTTTGCTCCCTTGGGACAGGGACAAGATTTTTCTACAATAAAAGTTGTTTCAGAACTTCCCTCCCATCCATGGCCCTTGTTTGTGCCTGTCAGTCTCTGGGGAGGGGGGTCCAGGTGGGAATCAATGCTTTATTTTAATCCTTCTTCTGTCCCCACCATGTCTCTGGGGCTGGTCAGGAACTGTGTCACCTGGAGGGGACATGGCCAATGCCAGGGTCTTGCAGTGCCCTGGAGCCCCACAtctgcctgcagggatggggtgagaTGGGATGGGGTCACTCTGGGAACATCAGGACACCCAGTGCCAGGGTGGTCCCATGTCGGGGCGTCTCTTAACCAGGACAAAATATCTGTCCCCTTGTTGATGCCACACAGGGACCAAGGACTCTGCCCTTCTGAAAGTGGCCAGcacatccccatgtccctgcccacacATCCCACCTGCATAAATGTCTCCAGCTTTTCTTTAACACAGGGTGTGGCAGAGGCTGGGCAATCACTTcttggggaaactgaggcacaaagcCAGCCAGGGTCACCTGCTCACcgagagccctgcagagcacgGAGCCTGTCCCTGGCCAGGCACGGCATCCCCCATGGAATTTGGCATTTGGAGCAGTGCCAAGGGCAGCCAGGGTGCAGCTGCACCCGGAGCTCCCAGATGGTTCTCGTGGCTCCGTCCTTTGCCGCAGGGGAAGATCCTGGTTTCCatggcagctggcacagcttctCCAGACGTTCAGATATCCATCAAAAAAAAGTCCTTCTCAACATGTTAGCTGACAAACAAGCTCAAACAGATATGCAACATATGGATTTATTAATTCATCAGACACAAacagccctgcctggtgtcAGGAGCTGCCGACTTGCCCAGCGACGTTGGCTCCGAACAAGAGCCGTGCTGGGGCACAGTGccactggcactgccaggctggacagggctttgggcagcctggtctagtggaaggtgtccctgcccatggcagggggctggagtaagatgatccttaaggtctcttttaacccaaaccattccaggacaCAATGATTTTGTGAGAAACCAAGCTGAAACTCACGCTGGAGGGTGCTGAGCTACCCCAGGGGCAAGACAAacctgcagcagggatgagcaCAGGAATTTCATGGGGCAGGATCACACCCTGAGCTGGACTAACCCCATTTAAAACCCTCTTTTTTATCCCCCAGTCACTGGGATAATGAGAGATCTTGCCACAGTCCCAAAGCAAAGCTGTGACTTCTGAGGGTGCCGACACCAGGCACTGGGCAAGTGTGAGAGGGGTTCCCATTCCATCACCTCCAGACAAAACACACCCAAGGCCAGAGTCGTATCCAACTTCTGTATTTAGTGGCTCTTTACAGAACTTGTTCCTTCCAAAATTGTTAAACAAAGTTCATCGATCTCATAGAAACTTTTGAAGTACAGAACATGAGCCTAACAAAAAACGTGACCGGTGTGTCCCGCTGGCTTTCATACAACAGGAGTGCTCAGGACTATCCCAAGTGCTTCCTCAAAACCCGTTCCACTAAAGCTCCCTCTAGCACACAACGGAGAAGGCAGTCAGAGGTCACACCTCCACCTTCCACAGCACGGTGGCAGAGCAGCCATGGGCACCCTAGGGTTTGtcagggcaggagaggcaggcaAGGAGAGCTGTGCCCTCACCCAGCATTGCTGGTCCACTACCACCTGAGTACAAAAATACCTTCTATTCTGATAAAAACATCTACAGTGGAAAATCAGTCAatgggagcctggcagggcctTGGTGGGCAATGGCTGATGCTGtgtgggcaggggacagggcagagcagcccagggtgggacACTCCACATCGTTTAAAGGCATTTTGTTAGCAGAGGCTGGCTGGAGGTGGTGGGGtcagggaggtgacagggatGGTGCCACCACTGGGCTCCTGTGTCTGCACAGGATCAGCCCTGGAAAGCCAAAGCTTGGTGATGCTTTGCCCAGCTCAGGGTTGAGCTTGCCCAATTTAGGCAGGAGCCTGCCGTGACATCCCAGAGCTCATCCTGGCATCACTGACAACCACTACCTGGGACatggctgtgggaaggggatGCTCTTCTTGCCCAGGTGCTCTCCCTAAAAAAGTGCTGGGCTGTGATGCTAGAGCACCCCAGTGGGTGGGTGGCTCATGATTTTTGGGTGCTCACCTcaagcactgctgctccagagccaaaGCTCAGAGGCTCcatctttctctttcctgaatGGATGGGGAACTGGGATGCCACGACGTCCATCCCCAGCGAGCTGGTACCATCCTCAAGCACCATACCCAGGGACATTTTCCCATCCcactcccaaaatcccaagcTCACTCAGGTTGCTTTCTTAGTTTTGCctcattttctctcctcctttggGAGCTGGCACGAGCTGCACCACGGCAGATGGGAGCTGCCACCGGGCGCCGGCTGGAGGAAGCGCGAGGGACGGCGTTGGGACCATGCTACATCTTGTTCCAGAAGGCTATTGCAGACATTTCTACAACATACACAACCGCACGGGACATTCTGTGTTACAAAGGCTTCCAAAAACATAAACCACCAGAACTAAATACATACTCGATGGCGTCGGGGGCTTTAGAGTCTTCAGGGACTAGGACGCAGTCTCTGGCTGGGGCAGAAGCGATGCAGTGTCTTACAGACAGGGGTGGAAACTGCAAAAGTTTCTTAAATTTGGTCAGTCTCATAGTGCTTCTTGATGGCTTTGCTCAAAAAGTCTTTTctgtgggttggttttttttttttttttgtttatttgtttttaatctcaTCCAGTGGCAAACTACAAGACTTCAGTGTACATTTAATGACACGACTGCTACATCATCTTGATTTTATAGCTATCTTTAATATCAAAGCAGCTTAAGCTGTTAATAAATTCCAAAGTatccttttattaaaatatctaaaagaggtctataaatattttttgttttttttgtttttcttttctaaaattgTTCCcagtttttcacatttaaaacaaagccAGAGGGGTGGGGTGGATTCATAGAGAGGGGTCCCCTCTTTTTTCACGGGCGCTCCTCTTCCGTGGCGCCGGCCACTCGTCACCTCTCGGTGCACACTGCATTtatcaaaatatatatatatgtgtgggggtgtatatatatatttggggTGTCAGGGGGCTCAGAACTCCCACTCGAGGGCCTCCTCACGGTTGGCAGCCCGCTCCAGGCGGTGGATGATGTTGTTGAGGTTGGCCATCTTCTCGTGGCGCCGCTGCACGCTGGTGCTGAGCCGGGGGCCGGCAGCCGGTGGAAGCGCCGGCGACACCGGCCCGGCAGAGGATGGTCCTGGGGAGGCTGAGCCGGTGAGGCCGGGCGAGGAAGCTGCCGAGGGCGACGTTGGGGACACCACCAAGCTGCAACGGGATGACCCCGCCGAGGACTGGGAGCTGTCGGgtgcgcggcggcggcggaggtCCCCCAGTGGTGGCACCGGCGCGGCCTCCCCGCCGCGGGAGGCTGGGGGCGGCGGCGTGGGGGGCTGCCCCCCGCTCCTCCTGGGGAGCTCCGGTCCCTTCGGCCGCTCCGGCTGGGCTGCGTGAGTCCCGCCGGCGGCTCCAGCCGCCCGgatccccctgctcctccttcacCTTCACGGGCACAGCGGCACAGGGGGGCTCGCCCCCCACCAACACGGGTTTGCGGTCCTCGGGGTCCGAGTCGGGGCTGTGGGGGGCCCGGCGCCCGGGGATGGCCGTCCCGCCACTCTGCTCCGGGTCTGTGTCATTGTCCTGAGCACCCTCCACCAGCATCTCTCGGCGCATCCGTGACCTGCGGGACACAACCATGGAGGGGTGGCAACAACCACCCATAGCCCCGTGCCATGTCTCCAGCCAGTGGACAAACTGTCCATTGCAATGTCACCTAGGGATGAaacctgtgctgctccccagggctgggctgctgtggggatggatCCCGTGCTCCAGCAGCGTCCATAAGGCTGTCCCCCTCTGCAGAGATCCCACTCTGGGGTGAGCAGGTGGATGTGAGCATGGAAACCACTTTAGATGCTCAACATGACTTGGTCAAGGTAGCCAATACCACCCACCAACCTGCGGACCTCCCGTGGGTCTGCACCACTCATCTAGGGAAGAGTGACGTGGAAGGCTGGAAGGGGAACAATGACACCCCCTCTGTGTGACAGCACCCCCAAAGCCCTGGAGTGCCCGTACCTGTAGTTGTGGAACCAGTTGATGACGGTGTTGGTCTTGAGGTTGAGCTGGAAGGAGAGCAGCTCGATGGTCTGCTGGGAGGGATATGGCTCCAGCTGGTAGGCTTTCTTTAGGGCTTCCTTCTCCTCTGGCGCCAACACCACCCGCGGCTTCTTGATCTGGAGCAGGCTGAGGTCCTGCGGCGGCGCGCTGGGGCTGGCGCACTCGGAGCGGGCGCTGGGGGACTCGCTGTCCGAGCCAGCGCTCATCAGCCCGTACCGGCGCTTCAGGTAGGCTGCAGGAGAGGACAcccagctggcactgcatgCCCCCCAGCCCAAGACCCCCCCTCAGCCAGTGGGATGTGTCACCTAACCCAGCAGGGCCGTGTCACCCCCGTCCCTCACCCTTCTTCTCCAGCTTCTTCATGTCGCGCAGCTTCTCCACGTTGTGGGGGTCGTTGAGCCAGAGCTGCATGCGGACGAAGGGCTCCCTCCCCTTCAGGCTCAGCTTGTGCCACGGCTTGGGCCTGGAGAGGAGATCGGACACCGAGCCCTGTGTCAGGCCCAGGATGCTCTCCCCAAACAGCCGCTGGCCTggcagaggagaagcagaggtGGTTAGCGGGGTAGAGCAGCGGGACGGGAGCTGCAGTCCCCCTGCAGAGCAGGTGCACCCCATTTCCCAGCCAGCATCCTCCTGGAATTCTCATGAGCACCCACAGAACAATGTCTGGGAGGGGGGGGTTTCATCTACAGGAATTGGGGTGCTGGATCCATGCAGtctcaccagcagctcccaacaACCTGGGCAGAGAGAGGGCCCGCACCTAAATTGTTGTCTGTCAGCACCTCCTTGACCTTCTTGGTGATGGAGTAGGTGTCCAGCTCGGGGGACATGGCGACGATCTCCTGGATGCCCATGGGGCCCTGGCTGTTGGGATACATCTTCCCGCCCAGCGCTGGCGTCGAGCGGCTCTCGGGCTGCTGGTTCTCCTTGCTGCTCTCCAAGGCCAGGCTCAggggctcctggcagccctTGTCGtgctctgaggggctggggggcggcGAGGGGGAcggctggggctctgctgggctggctgtgtgacaccagggcagaggggtcagcgggaggggacagggcagggagcaggaaggaCATTTGGGGGATGCCTGTGGCTTTGCCCTCTAGAGAAGAGGGACACCAGCCAAGCTTCTCCAGTGGCTACCAAGTGGGAGATGGTGGTGGTGGAAtaattaaagagagaaaatgccACCAATATAGCACAAAAAATCCAGCTTCTGCTTTATGTCAGGCACAAAGCGCAAGATTTTTGATGTggctttccttttatttttgttttaaatgaaggGGGTTGGGGATGAGAGGGGCTTCCCAGGATCTGGGTGTTGGTATTGGAgttggcagggacagctcttcccagtgctggggtgggcacaggacAAACTCACTGGGATGCAGGGGATGGACACAGAAGTGGTGGGGACACTGATGGCACATGGGGACAGTGATGTCACTTACCCTGGGAGGGTGTGGGCTGCTGGCTGatcccctggcccagctggtcTGTCAGCCAGAGCTGCATGCGGATGAAGGGCTCCCGACCCTTCTGTGTCAGCTTGCTCCACGGTTTGGGCCGCGACAGCATGTCACTCACACTGCCCTGGGACAGTCCCAGCACCTGGGCACCACGCAGGTGTCACCCATTGAAGGTGGGCTGCActcccccagtgctgggaagCCGCCTGCCCTCCACTCCCGTGtcaggggagggggagcaggatGCCATCCACTGCCACCCACTGCCACCCACTGCCCCACAGCATGTCTGGaccctctgtcccctgccatgggtgcTGATGGTGGGTTCCCCTGGGACACCAGTGGGGTGGGAGGCTGGTCCCCAAAGTGCTCTGTTTAGGGGACTGAGCATTGATGGGAATTGCCACTGACCAATTAGTGGTGGCCACTGGGAGACTGGGCTTGGGTCAGATCCTGAGGACTCAGAGTCCTCCAAGGAGAAAGAGACCAGGGAAAAGGAAGACTCTGGAAGGAGCTGGTGAAGGCCATCAATGAGCCCCAGGCTCTGGGTCATGGAGCAGAGGGGACACCAGACCCCCGTCCTCCAGGCTGGTACCTTCTCTCCGAAGATCCTCTGGCAGATGCCGTTCTTGGCCAACTTCTCCTTGACCTGCCGGGTCAGCTCCAGCGTGTCCACCTCCCTGTACATGTACATCTCATACTGCTCTGGCGTCAGTGGTGGCACCGTTGGCTTCAGGGTCCGTGGCACGTACGTGGGGTAGTAGGACAGACGCCCACCAGCCGCCGGCTCCGCGCCGGCTCCCTCCGCCTTCATCTCCGGCAGCCGCTGGGGCTCCTCGTCCGCCGGCTGCAGCTCGTCCTCGTTGGTGCCGCCCTCACCGGGCTCACCCCGCTGCCAGCCCCGGCCGTTGGCCATGCTGGAgtagctggaggaggaggaggacagcGAGGGCGACACGGAGGTGTAGGGCCGGCTGAGCAGGCTCCGCTCCGACGCCCAGTGCTGGTCGAAGTAGGAGCCGGCATCGCCAATCTCCGACTTCACCTTGCGGATGATGCTCTGGACGAAGGCGGCCGGGGAGAGCACGGCCAGGGGCGTCTGCGGCGGGCCAGGGCTGGCCCCGCTGCCCTCCTCCTGCTTGACCAAGGCAGGGGTGATGTTCTGGCTGACGGTGCCCAGCGTGGAGCGCTCGGTGGGCGCCGTATCATTAAAAAAGCGtcccccccgcgcccgccggcCCCCGACTCCATGTCCAGCAGCGCCTGCTGCTGCGCCTGCATCTCCCGCCGCGCCTGCTCCAGGATGCTCTTGATGGCgtcctctgagctgctgctgcccgccCCGTTGGCCACTGCCTGTGATGCTGATGGTGTTTTGGGCTCCCCTGCAGAGAGAAGGGGTGAGGGCAGCCCCGAGGAGCAGCAGACATTGTTAACTGTGTGGCCACAACTCAAAGTGTGGGAGGAAAGTGGTTTATCCCAATCTGgtttggagcagcagcatccacaaagcaaaagcatcaACAGCTCAACTCAAAGCCAACTTCTTTTTTTGATGATTGCAAAATAAATCCCATTACCAACACTGCGATAGACAAAcatgtttgttttccctgcctGTTTTTCCACCGTTCCCGTCTAATTTAATTCTCCGGGATTCTGCTTTCTCAGCAGACTACctgttttaatgtatttcatttCTTGTAATTGACTGTGAGAGCAGCTGCTTTAATGATTCCTCGTGCCAGATGGATCCTGAATACTCATTTAATCATctggtttggggcaggggggaggaaaaagagtGCATCCAAAGTTTCTGAAAGCCCAGATCTGAACTCTGCTGCACAGGGACTCTTCCATCCCACATGGTATTTCCTTCCAACATGCCCTAAAATTCTCCATGGATGTCAATGGGTGAAACACCCcgaaaaaaaacaatttttggGATGAGACCCACAGCCACAGAGCACCCAGCCACTGGCACCCCtttgggtgctgctgccacagggcagagcagggacttgGCCACCCCTGGAGCCACCCCCAAGGCTGCACCTACCTCCCTTCTGCGACTCAATCTCCTTTTTTGCCTGCTCCAGGATGCTTTTGATGGCATCGTCAGAGCCGGTCTCCGGTGTCCTGATCCGTGGCGTGATGCTACCTGATCAAAGAGGCAGGATAACAGCTTTGTCACCAGCGCTGGTTTTACAAGATCTGCTTGTATGTCAGGAAGTATTTACTGCTCCTCATGTTCGGTTATTTTTAGGGATGCTGGTTTGAAGACAAATGTCACTCCCGATTAGTCGCTaccagagcacagggagccctggtagccctggctgccagctcctgcctctggcaCAGCATCTCCCACCACCTTGCTCATCCCAACCAAGGGCACCCTCTCCCCACCAGGAGCAGAGACACAGGCACAGAGAccatgtccccagccctggcactgtgccctcctggctgtgcaAGAGAAGTGTTAATGATGGATCAGATCCAGGGGATAAACCAGAGCCCTCCAGGCTGAAGCCAGCAAGTGCACGGACCATGGGTGTGCATTGTCCAGTCCTGGTGCCACCACGGGGACTCGAGTGaccagctgccactgctgagATGTGGCCAGCAGCCACTGTGCCCAGAGATGGGAGTCACCATTCCATGACAGTGCCAACACCGCGCCAAGGTTCCGCAGCACTaaaacttcattattttaatgaaatattccCAAGCACATTGATTCATACGGCACAGAACAGCCTAATGAATAATTAAATGGCACTTGTCAGAATAAATGAGTAAAGCACGCCCGGGGATGCAGCTCCACAGCCATGGGTTGTTGTTAATTGCTGCCGTTTGCCAGAGCTCATCCCACCCGGcagccagctccatcccagcagggaaatCCCGGGGTGCCACTGGTGGGAccagcatcccagcacatcAGGGTCTGGTGAGCCCCCCTGCCACGGCAACGGGCACCCCAGGGTGAACTGGGGTGCACTGGGAGGGGGACAGGACCCGTTGGCCAGGGCCACCCCAACCACTCACCTCTCTGGCGCACCTGGATAGTCCTCAGGGCCAGC from Camarhynchus parvulus chromosome 15, STF_HiC, whole genome shotgun sequence includes:
- the CUX2 gene encoding LOW QUALITY PROTEIN: homeobox protein cut-like 2 (The sequence of the model RefSeq protein was modified relative to this genomic sequence to represent the inferred CDS: inserted 2 bases in 1 codon; deleted 2 bases in 1 codon), giving the protein MEPRWSRGPRPAAPEVIALSKRSKEAETAFLSVYKQLLEAPDPAPVLEAARSLEDRLQQLQRLEPEPPPLKDLSRPWKKHPELGSTKERRQGRSPAAEPPLPGPDGKAPGTETPLHRNEADKQKGLQEAQVTLAARLGEAEEKIKVLHAALKATQTELLELRCKYDEEAASKADEVAMIMTNLEKANQRAEAAQREVESLREQLAAVNSSLRLACCSPTGTTGQDKVNYSMCSGSRLEAALAAKDREILRLLKDVQHLQSSLQELEESSATQIAELEGQLAAKNEAIEKLEEKLQAQADYEEIKTELSILKAMKVASAGCSLPQSISKAEEALLLGKEAFYPSQKHLLEKPSLLASTEEDHSEDESGKDPLGMEQPYPSPRHTPADDPASPTPLPPLPGPGVAPDGPRTFSLSPFPGAERLSGDPKAPHLPLPGYKSESSSGAPPFPSSFFGAKSSTVHPVPVPATSATSPPGEPSEGSAGSSSEEEQLDTAEIAFQVKEQLLKHNIGQRVFGHYVLGLSQGSVSEILARPKPWHKLTVKGKEPFIKMKQFLSDEQNVLALRTIQVRQRGSITPRIRTPETGSDDAIKSILEQAKKEIESQKGGEPKTPSASQAVANGAGSSSSEDAIKSILEQARREMQAQQQALLDMESGAGGRGGDAFLDTAPTERSTLGTVSQNITPALVKQEEGSGASPGPPQTPLAVLSPAAFVQSIIRKVKSEIGDAGSYFDQHWASERSLLSRPYTSVSPSLSSSSSSYSSMANGRGWQRGEPGEGGTNEDELQPADEEPQRLPEMKAEGAGAEPAAGGRLSYYPTYVPRTLKPTVPPLTPEQYEMYMYREVDTLELTRQVKEKLAKNGICQRIFGEKVLGLSQGSVSDMLSRPKPWSKLTQKGREPFIRMQLWLTDQLGQGISQQPTPSQASPAEPQPSPSPPPSPSEHDKGCQEPLSLALESSKENQQPESRSTPALGGKMYPNSQGPMGIQEIVAMSPELDTYSITKKVKEVLTDNNLGQRLFGESILGLTQGSVSDLLSRPKPWHKLSLKGREPFVRMQLWLNDPHNVEKLRDMKKLEKKAYLKRRYGLMSAGSDSESPSARSECASPSAPPQDLSLLQIKKPRVVLAPEEKEALKKAYQLEPYPSQQTIELLSFQLNLKTNTVINWFHNYRSRMRREMLVEGAQDNDTDPEQSGGTAIPGRRAPHSPDSDPEDRKPVLVGGEPPCAAVPVKVKEEQGDPGGWSRRRDSRSPAGAAEGTGAPQEERGAAPHAAAPSLPRRGGRAGATTGGPPPPPXAPDSSQSSAGSSRCSLVVSPTSPSAASSPGLTGSASPGPSSAGPVSPALPPAAGPRLSTSVQRRHEKMANLNNIIHRLERAANREEALEWEF